GGCCGTGTACCCGGCACCAGGCGGGGATGTCATGCAGCGCTCCGGGGTCAGTGGCCTGCACTTCTAGCGTGTCGCCCGGAGACAATTCTGCAATCCGGTTTTGGGTGCGAATCACCGGCATGGGGCACATCAGATTACGTGCATCCAGCACGAAATGGCTCATGTCTATAAATCTTCTTCTAAAAAAACTCTTGAAATATGAGTTTTCACCGCAGAGGACGCAAAGATCGCAGAGATTTCCCATTTGATTTTCATGATTTCTCTCTGTGAGCTCTGTGATCTCTGCGGTAGATAATCATATAAATTTTTATAAGTACCACTCGGTGGGGATTTCGTTGGCCGGCAGCGGTGCGACGCTGATCTCACGGCTGATGCCCGCGGTATCGGTCACGGTCAGCGTCACCGCTTCGGCCTCGCGGCCCTTGCCGAAACGGGCTGTCAGTCGCGCCGCCAATTCGATGTCTTCTTCATTGGCATTTCCGTCGATCAGGGCGAGGGGGCCCTCATGGCTCGTGGCATAGAGGTGGGTGAAGCGTTTGCGGTAACCACTGAGAAAATTATTTTCGCCTTCGTCACGTCCGACGATCAATTTGAAATTTGGGCGCGGACGCAGGTGCCGTCCTACCTTGAGCAGCATAATGTCGTCGAACTCGTATTGTTTGGTTCCGCGCGTGGCCCACAGGTCGGCGAGCTTGTGCGAGTACTGCTCGTTGGTGAGGAAGCAGCAACCCCCGGCCGGCTGGGCAAATTCCTTGAAGCCATATTGCGCCGCCAGGGCTATTTGCGGTTTGCGGCCGCGGCCGTTGAAATCGAGCAATTTGCCGCGGTCCACCCAACCCTCGCGCTCGGGCAGGGTCTCGGGTAACAGCTTGGCGCACAGCGGTCGCAACAGCCGGTCGAAGGCGCCGGACTCACGCGCTACCACCGGCATCGTGTCCTTGCGTTGCGACATCGGGCGCTGGCCGATGACTTCGCCGGTAATGATGAAATCGAAATTATTTTTTTCCATCCACTCGCGCGCCTTGCGCACCATGAAGCCCTTGCAGTCGAGGCAGGGGTTGAGGTTGGCGCCGTAGCCGTGTTTCGGATTGATCACGACGTCCTTGTACTCCTCGATGACGTCTATTATGTGCAGCTTGATGCCGAGCTGTTCCGCCGTCCACAGGGCGTTGTTGCGCTTCGGCTTGGCATGCTCGTGATTGCGGATCGCGTGCGTGTGCCCCTCCACGCAAAAGCCGGTGTAGAAGTTGATGCCTTCGACGTGGATGCCCTGTTCCAGCATGACCTTGGCCGCGAGCATGGAATCGAGCCCGCCCGAGATCAGCGCCACGGCTTTACGGGGCACGCTGGCCGCCGGTGCCGCGCGCGGGCTGACGATCGGAGATGCCGGAAGCGGTGGCGGGGATAACATGGAGAGCACCGTCAACAAATTCTGGGGGAGCACATACTAGCCCAAACAAAGAATTCCGGCACGTGTTGCGGCACGGGGCTTTCAGTTAAAGCGATGCAGGCGCGTGGAGTGTGATGAGGCGAATAAAAAACGGGCCCATGCGGGCCCATTTTTGTTATACCGGCCTGCATGGGACCGGATCTCTCCTCCGTGGTGATCCAGGCGGGACCTGAAGCACGCGCGGCACAGTAACCAAATCCTTCGACCCTGTCTATTCTGAGATGGATTGACATCCCGGCCCGCTTGGGCTGACAAGCGGCGCCTGTCATGGTCCGGAACGGGACTGCCACAGTGCTAAAATAACCTGATCTCGGTCACGAATGAATCTGACGACATAGTTATGTTCTGGAAACGGCATCGCGCCAAGCGCGGCTTCAAGGCTTATGTACGGCGCTCCGCGCGCGTGTTGCGTTGGACCCTCCGTCTTTGTCTGCTGTTCCTGATTCTCGATCTTGTTTACCTCGGGCTGACCTGGCCCGACTGGAAC
The Sulfuricaulis sp. DNA segment above includes these coding regions:
- a CDS encoding sulfurtransferase TusA family protein, giving the protein MSHFVLDARNLMCPMPVIRTQNRIAELSPGDTLEVQATDPGALHDIPAWCRVHGHEVVETRHEARDIFIKVRVCA